The genomic interval GAATGAAGCCACAAGACCAAGAAGAGGACGGGCGCCGCCGCCCTCATTCACACCCCACAGAGCCTTTTCAGGAGAAAAGTGTTTTACCGCTGATGCCTCAGTGACTTCAGCCGTTGACTTTGTACTGTACTGCTCAGCTCAGCCCCACAGGAGGCCTCAGAAAGAGGAGGCAGAGCCCCTGGAGGAATGCTGTCAAGGCTGATTTAgacgtttttttcttctttggctCCTTCTGAGCATTGTTCAACGGTGAAACCACCGAGATGAATGTGTGTTTACGCTTTAAAGAAGTGGGAAAAGGGTAGAGATGACTGGAAATGGGTGGTGTGGGGAGTTTTTCTTTGGATTAGGATGTCATATAAATCAGGTTTCCAGTAGTAACAGCACTGGAAGGACTGGGATTCTCctactcctcttcctcatccatTATGTTCCTCACCTCTAGATTTTTCTATCTACaaattttccttattttctctaatccaaatatacaaaaacatgtAGAAACCTTTATTGTTCGTTTCATTGAGAAGCAGATTAATTCCTCGCTGCAACAATGGGGTATTTGTTGCTTCAGCAGCTGAAAGGAGGAGAGTTATTGTAACAGGAGAGACTGGAAACACAACAATGTGAGAAACTGAAGGATCAGAACAAGACGGAGAGAGTTGGACATGCAGGAACCGAGCTTTGAGATTAATCAATCAAAATATCATCTTTAACCCAAGTATGACCGTTTTTAGGCtgcatttaaatcattttttaactatAAACAGCTAAACAAGCCATCGTGACATCTACGGAAGAGAATTAAGGCcaaaaaagtagaaacaaaagaATTACAGTTGAAAGCAGATATTTTCACCCACATACACCTTCTTTGCTcgctgtctgaagttaaatcagactaaacttatCTTTCTTCAAGTTTTCgactttttaaactgaagattttctagaaaatttccaagattaatctcaacattttggagttttttcttGCAAGGTTTTGAGATAAAACtccaacatttttcagaaaaaatttaGAAATTCCTGAGGTTGAGAAgataagaaaatattcaaaaatgtttaaattaatctcagaaatcttcttgGAAAAAGCAAACTTTGAAATGTGTAAAGTTGCATCCCATGAGCAACACCCGTTGTGAGTTTTTATCtagaaaaattcagtttttttcctgcaaatgtTAAGATTAATCTAGAAATTAGATACTTCTGATCTTGAAAAGTCACAAtttttctagagaaaaaaaataaaatttttagattagaaaaaaaaaattctaggaAAAACTTGGATATTTTATAGTTtgaaaacatgctaaaaataatttcaaaaatttaattttgaaattcatctCAGAAATTGTCTGAAGAAAACTGTTCCTGAGCTTcgaaagtcaaacattttggacattttctgaatttcaaaagtcaaaaattttctgtttagaaaaaTTTCTGggtgttttcaaaaacaaatttgagattaatctcaaatgtTCATTCAATgttcattgttatttttttaaaaaatattttcttaagcaatttttactttttttctagaaaatgtttaggTCGATCTcaaaattttagacttttgatttatttgtttagaaaTGTTCTTATGTCAGTCTCCATATTtctgagttaatttttttttactttattctacagtattgtttttctagaaaatgtctcattttttggtagaaatttaAATCTCCTTTATATGTTgagcctgtttgtttttattttctgtttaaatctgATACAAGTTGAACCAAActgtaaactttgttttattattttcctaaataATTCCTGCGGTTTGACACCCAGGACAGAAGTGGGAAGCATCACTCCCACTCCCACATCACCATCACCCCTCCGTGGTTCCCACCCTCCGTCCCTCACCTCCGTCTGCACTGCATGCAGGTTTTATCCCACTTATTGAGCCCAACAGAGCTGCggaagtttgatatttttaaccTTTACGGACAGAACGTCGTTTGACTCAATCATGGCTAACTCCGGGATCCAGCTGCTGGGCTTCTTCCTGTCTCTGGTGGGCATCGTGGGGCTGATCGTGGGGACCGTCCTGCCTCAGTGGAAGATGTCCGCCTACATCGGGGACAACATCATCACGGCCGTGGCCATGTACCAGGGGCTGTGGATGTCCTGCGCCTTCCAGAGCACCGGACAGCTGCAGTGCAAAATATACGACTCCATCCTGCAGCTCGACAGTAAGACGAGCCGGAAACACGCGCGCAATTAGCGACACTTTAACACGATTTTATTCAAGTTAAAGTGGAGAAATTACTCAataagagggggaaaaaaagtgtttggtaaAAATGCTACGCAAGTACACATTTAATATTCCAACATTTCagcttaactttatattttggccCACCTGttgatgtaatatttacatactaaatgattgataatttgatcagttactcagtacttgagtagacttttaaccaaatacttttttactcttagtTGAGTAATTTCTTTGATTTCTTAGTGTTGATTAAGGATTCaacattgacagattatttttcttatcacatggaaaaatgtattgttataagcaaaataatctgccaatggaacaagtactttttaaaatcaatatttagggattatttacttaaaacaagctcctatttcctacagaaaagttgtttgtaagttagttttgtcttatttcaggagTGCTAAGATGTCTGCACTTTAAAACACTTGGtacgattttgtgtttttgcagtgaacaatgtgttttctctttctctacGTCTCGTGCCTCTGACCCCGCAGCATACGGCCGTGTGATTCTCAGGATGGGCGGTGACAGGAAGTCTGGTTGTGTTACATTCAACACAAACTTCTGAGTTTCACCCTTTTGTCAACAAGCTGTTGTCACAAGCCGAGTGTGGCTCGAATAATGCTCAGTCACAAGATGACTGAGCGatgcagataatctgtgaaaaaaatgtggctTCTGCGCCTTCTCCTAGTGCTAActagaaataaccaatcagagccaggaggcgggtttTAGAGCTACCAATCACAATCTGGTGTCTGGTACGCTGCAGCTAGCttagcctgttgtgaatgctcagccAAGTTACTATGAtggataaacggttttcctggaACTGTAAATtgttgatcttttcacagattatttgtctcataataAACTGTCAGAACATGGTGAAAAATCCAGATATTACAATGTGTTATATCAGTCGATATTGATAAATATTGAttaatctgaaatactgccagaCTGGCGGCTcaatctttcctgttttatccacagttttcactccacaaggctgtttttttgtttttttgttttttaagcagttatgaggtgaagccttaaactgctgctgtggcaGTTattcagcaggttgttgctaggtaaccaaagaatgaatgagttgctaggtaaccaaggagAGAGTCAGTTTATTCCACCAGCCAAGCTTAGCTGTGTGgctctggatcagagttcagtgaaactGTTGAGAAATCTATAAACTACTGATATTGATCAACtttttatcacaatatatattgttactGATTTATAGTCCAACTCTACCTCAAAGTAGCAGTTACCTGATTGTACTATAGAATAGCAGTATTTGCTTGGGAAATACAAAATGGCATccctttaaatcttaaattaaaatcttttaatttatctgcgctgaaataattaaaatcaattatttttctattgtcagtctcaataaacaaatgtaaaaaggtTGGATTGATGGTTTGTGTTGAAATTTAAGCATTTATGGGAGAAGTTTCCACGTTCGACCCTGGAAACTTTGTgatttctggattattttttaatattccaTTCAGAGGAAAAGCTTAGACCTTTGCAAAGGGATGAAACGTTCAAGTTTTAACTGATAACAGGAATCTACAGTTGTTCAGAAAACGGCCCTTTCCTAACTTTTGTACTCCTGACAAGTGAAAGTTTCTCTGCGTGTTTCTTCTTGACTTTGAAGGTGAATTTAGGAACAAGAACGTGATTATGTCAGAAGAAAGATGCATAATCCTGCctattgttttccatttccctctgatttacatgttttatcGAGTCTCCCTCACTCCCTGCTGGGCGTTTGGGTCTGTTTGGGGCGGGCAGGGATGGCCTCGGCTGGCACAGACTGGTTCTAGGTGGACAGAGGCAGGATTTGGACAAAGAGGGGCCTCATCCTGTGAAATGTTTACAGGCTGACGAAAGGTTTTACCATTTGGAATCAGTTcaagtgaagaaaaatgtgttgtttctcACTGTTAGCGTGTTCATGAGTCTCCCATGGCTTCCCTGCCAGTAACAGGAAGTTAATTTACAACCTCTAGTCACTCAGATAAAACCTCAGTCcctgttttttatgtttcttcttccacttttgtgtttttctgatattttctaaCCTTCCTGAACAAGAGTTACATATTTATAATGGTGTGTTTTGGCGgctgtagaaagaaaaataaaaacaactgagtacatttctgtcaaaaaattaaaatattgagtCTATTGACAGAGTTTGTTGTaggttttgtagaaaattttttagaaatatctgaatttcaaaagccaaacattttcagatttttgaaatttctgatttctggaaaaatccacatttataTAGAAAGGTTTTGACTtctcaaactcagaaatcttctagaaaaactgtttttctctctctgttaaaaattgtttgacttttgaaattcaacataatgttaaatattctgagtttttcttagcaaattttgtacttttccatttcaaaaaatgtttagaataaaaatgtgaaaatttgagagaaaaaaggaaaatgttctgagtttcaaaagtccaaattttgaaactcagaaatttccaagtttttttctccaaaacttctgatattaatctgaaaatgttatttttttcttggaaattttgcaacaaaatttctaaaattttttagatttatctaaaaacttcagagtttttttctgagatactttctagaaaatgtcaaaaattttccactttttaaactcagaaatttcccattttcttctcaaaaatttctgagattaatcaaaatatttcctgagttgttttatttttcataaatttactTCTCCCTTTTCGTGTTTTATCTGTAAATGCCGTAAAACATCACATTCCTTTATTCTGGGAATTTCCATCACCATCCTGGCTTGGTTTCCTTCTCCAGGTTCGCTCCAGGCGACCCGCGCCTTGATGATAGTCGGCATCATCGTGTCCGTGGCGGGTCTGGGCGTGGCCTGCATGGGAATGAAGTGCACCACCTGTGGAGGAAGTGACAAACTACGCAAGTCTCGCATTGCCATGATAGGAGGAATTATTCTGCTTATAGGAGGTGAGGATGAAAACGCTCCAAGCTGTTGATGTTAGTTTGAGCTGAAGAATTGGACTAATTTAAGATGTAAACGTGCATTCACAACATTCTGTTGattttcatacatttctttGTAACAGAATCAGTTGTATCAGTTATTTTTTCCTAACTGGCTCAATTGGAGAATGAAAATTACAActcttgttacattttcagctggtgcagctCTCTTTCACTCTCCATTGTGTCAATTgaaacaaacactttgaaaaagctcttcccctcctcgcctgtggtggcgctgcactaAGAAACACCAAAgcaaatgacatgaaaacctctgaagaagacactgaaagCAGCTTCATTCtttccgtc from Gambusia affinis linkage group LG18, SWU_Gaff_1.0, whole genome shotgun sequence carries:
- the cldn7a gene encoding claudin-7-A produces the protein MANSGIQLLGFFLSLVGIVGLIVGTVLPQWKMSAYIGDNIITAVAMYQGLWMSCAFQSTGQLQCKIYDSILQLDSSLQATRALMIVGIIVSVAGLGVACMGMKCTTCGGSDKLRKSRIAMIGGIILLIGGLCAIVACSWFAHNVIRAFYNPYTPVNTKFEFGMAIFIAWGGALLDVLGGAMLAASCPRKKQVSRYPNMPGSRSSPPSSNKEYV